One genomic region from Candidatus Omnitrophota bacterium encodes:
- a CDS encoding beta-ketoacyl-[acyl-carrier-protein] synthase family protein, which yields MMSPFYDVVITRISQCSICGESTDSFWDTILLKKDFSVQFNERTGRFMYFVDGAKGVKNKYQHFIKTALTPLLNHFDEDRINLIVGSSFGDHSGILEGADSLFPSRKAIEKLLDRKLAFYCNISTSCTSSLNAIGYGYHLIKTGQLQHVIVGGCEALDDYIISGMDVLRVLSKKKRSTPFTASRDGTTLGEGAAFVVLQRMDNAVRAHEEILAEVKGYANSNDAYDITRPDMTGLGLITTMRECLGEIDPQNVKYVNSHGTGTLYNDIMETNALKAIFSTNITTSTIKPVIGHSLGACGAFETLACVLCLQNQIIPPTCSDGESDAACDLDYCFKKPRKAAVDYVINNSVGFWGTNASLLLRKFK from the coding sequence ATGATGAGTCCTTTCTATGATGTTGTGATTACCCGAATCAGTCAGTGCTCTATTTGTGGAGAATCGACAGATAGTTTTTGGGATACAATTTTGCTGAAAAAAGATTTCTCTGTGCAATTCAATGAGAGAACCGGGAGGTTTATGTACTTTGTTGATGGCGCGAAAGGTGTAAAAAATAAATATCAGCACTTTATAAAAACAGCGCTTACGCCACTTTTAAATCATTTTGATGAAGATAGAATAAATCTGATAGTTGGATCGAGTTTTGGCGACCATAGCGGAATTCTAGAAGGAGCTGATTCCTTATTTCCTTCTCGTAAAGCCATTGAGAAACTTCTTGATCGGAAACTAGCTTTTTACTGTAATATTTCGACTTCATGCACTTCGTCACTAAATGCTATTGGATATGGCTATCATTTGATTAAGACCGGACAATTACAACACGTTATTGTAGGAGGGTGTGAAGCGTTGGATGATTACATTATTAGCGGAATGGATGTGCTGCGTGTCCTTTCTAAGAAGAAAAGAAGCACTCCCTTTACTGCGTCACGAGACGGCACAACACTGGGGGAAGGTGCGGCTTTTGTAGTTTTGCAGAGAATGGATAATGCGGTTAGAGCTCACGAGGAAATACTAGCGGAAGTAAAAGGTTACGCTAACTCAAATGATGCTTATGATATAACAAGGCCTGATATGACGGGGTTGGGATTAATAACGACAATGAGAGAATGCTTGGGAGAAATTGATCCGCAAAATGTTAAATATGTTAATTCACATGGGACAGGAACTCTTTACAATGACATCATGGAAACGAATGCTCTTAAGGCTATCTTTTCGACCAATATTACTACCTCGACAATTAAGCCTGTTATCGGACACAGCTTAGGGGCCTGTGGAGCTTTTGAAACTTTGGCTTGTGTGCTGTGTTTGCAGAATCAGATTATTCCTCCCACGTGTTCTGATGGGGAAAGTGACGCTGCATGTGACTTAGATTATTGTTTTAAGAAGCCTCGCAAAGCAGCGGTCGATTATGTAATCAATAATTCTGTCGGTTTCTGGGGAACAAATGCATCATTATTGTTGAGAAAATTTAAATAA
- a CDS encoding SDR family oxidoreductase, with translation MKSESLNSKSYSTDFAKTQKTVLITGGTGGIGEKIVFELAKSGISHVFFTFFKNEEKAKLLSKNISSKFKVHCQGLRCDVSNFADVKLVVDEIFSQTGRIDFLINNAGVIRNQFIIYMTDDDWDAVIDVNLKGCFNCIKAVGRKMMKSRQGKIVNISSTAALLGAFKEINYAASKAGILGLTKTAALEFDQYGVKIFTLIPGMVETDMITRLSETERKKILQKIPMRRFCKPQEIASTVLFLISDNIRLKNGFQLSIDGGLSLDDESFL, from the coding sequence GTGAAAAGCGAATCGTTAAATAGCAAAAGTTACTCAACTGATTTCGCAAAGACGCAAAAAACAGTATTAATTACAGGAGGCACAGGAGGAATCGGGGAGAAAATAGTCTTCGAGCTTGCTAAGTCAGGAATCAGTCACGTATTTTTTACATTTTTTAAGAATGAGGAAAAAGCAAAGCTTTTGTCTAAAAACATCAGCAGTAAATTTAAAGTTCATTGTCAGGGATTAAGATGTGATGTTTCTAATTTTGCCGATGTCAAGCTGGTGGTCGATGAAATATTTTCTCAAACAGGGCGCATCGATTTTCTCATTAACAATGCGGGTGTAATTAGAAATCAATTTATTATTTATATGACGGATGATGATTGGGATGCCGTCATTGATGTTAACCTTAAAGGATGTTTCAACTGTATAAAGGCTGTTGGCAGAAAGATGATGAAGAGTCGACAGGGAAAGATTGTAAATATTTCATCAACGGCTGCTCTTCTAGGAGCGTTTAAGGAAATCAATTATGCAGCTTCAAAGGCGGGGATTCTTGGGTTGACAAAAACAGCGGCTTTGGAGTTTGATCAATATGGTGTTAAAATTTTTACTCTTATTCCTGGCATGGTGGAAACAGATATGATCACGAGGCTATCTGAAACAGAGCGAAAGAAAATTCTTCAAAAAATCCCAATGAGAAGATTTTGCAAGCCTCAGGAAATAGCCAGCACTGTTTTATTTTTAATATCTGACAATATTCGTTTAAAAAATGGATTTCAACTTTCCATAGATGGAGGTTTAAGTTTAGATGATGAGTCCTTTCTATGA
- a CDS encoding NUDIX domain-containing protein gives MFSIKVLEKGIFFIRIPRRHWARFRGFVSILIIFVFLLSSVLPSYAQSVLNLPVPGTMVNLSPAFVPVLLKGMTIDSKNPLYFDFIVDSGNTKFTQDQIKEESSRLVKYFLAAMTVPQDDLWVNLSPYEKDRIVPDALGKTELGQDMLAQDYILKQLTASLIYPEKEFGKAFWDKIYKKAYEQFGTTTIPVDTFNKVWIVPQEATVYENGNAVYIVKSHLKVMMEEDYLALANSEQRVEDSNDKDLSAKRSTLASDIVREIILPEIEREVNEGKNFAPIRQIYQSLILAQWYKETIKESLLSKVYIDQNKIKGVDLPDPTIKDQIYSRYVESFKKGVFDFIKTEYDQPSQRVIPRKYFSGGEKFGKIPLSRTQELGALSSSPAGDDYKLSLRIEPQKDGSNKPMDASSSNVDARKSYGKLIKLFNSDKEALNERLEGLILEYKEILNREITKEKLLEEEFIRVTDENGTYLKDASGNAQITTREIAHDKKILGDPQKKLWHRIASVLMLDLQGNVLVQVRSKTKDTKPGAYDVSAGGHIGIDDPEAGMKKEIEEEVFNEKHEIDPTRLVRIMPKGQYITSKDGAENATFFIYIITEEEKRKIIKQDKEVDAYEWKGLEVMQKLLGNYKWYRGLPKEIKLL, from the coding sequence ATGTTTTCAATCAAGGTGCTTGAAAAGGGTATTTTTTTTATCCGCATTCCAAGAAGACATTGGGCGCGTTTTCGTGGATTTGTGTCCATTCTTATCATATTTGTTTTTCTTTTGTCTTCTGTTTTGCCTTCCTACGCTCAGAGCGTACTAAATCTTCCTGTTCCGGGCACCATGGTCAACCTAAGCCCTGCCTTTGTTCCTGTTTTGCTAAAGGGGATGACGATCGACTCTAAGAATCCTCTTTATTTTGATTTTATCGTTGATAGCGGAAATACAAAGTTTACGCAGGATCAGATCAAAGAAGAGTCGAGTCGACTTGTAAAATATTTTCTAGCCGCCATGACAGTTCCTCAGGATGACCTGTGGGTCAATTTATCTCCTTATGAAAAAGATAGGATTGTTCCTGATGCGCTCGGAAAGACTGAGCTTGGACAAGATATGTTGGCACAGGACTATATTTTAAAGCAACTCACAGCATCTTTAATTTATCCGGAAAAAGAGTTCGGCAAGGCATTTTGGGATAAAATTTATAAGAAAGCTTATGAGCAATTTGGTACAACCACGATTCCTGTTGATACTTTTAATAAGGTTTGGATTGTGCCCCAAGAGGCTACGGTCTATGAAAATGGCAATGCAGTTTACATTGTCAAAAGCCATCTTAAGGTAATGATGGAGGAAGATTATCTTGCGCTAGCGAATAGCGAACAACGGGTAGAGGATAGCAATGACAAAGACCTAAGCGCTAAACGCTCTACGCTAGCTTCAGATATCGTCCGTGAAATTATTCTTCCTGAAATAGAACGTGAGGTTAACGAAGGTAAGAATTTTGCTCCCATCAGGCAAATTTATCAATCTTTGATTTTGGCACAATGGTATAAAGAGACGATTAAAGAAAGCCTTTTGTCAAAAGTTTATATTGATCAAAATAAAATTAAAGGTGTGGATCTGCCGGACCCAACAATCAAAGACCAGATTTATTCCCGCTATGTAGAATCATTTAAGAAAGGTGTTTTTGATTTTATTAAAACAGAATACGATCAGCCAAGTCAGCGAGTCATCCCTAGAAAATATTTCTCCGGAGGAGAGAAATTTGGGAAGATTCCTTTAAGTCGTACGCAAGAGTTAGGCGCTTTGAGCTCTTCGCCTGCGGGGGATGATTATAAGTTGTCTTTGCGTATTGAGCCTCAGAAAGATGGCAGCAACAAGCCGATGGATGCAAGCTCTTCTAATGTGGATGCTCGCAAGAGTTATGGCAAATTAATAAAGCTTTTTAACAGCGATAAAGAGGCTCTTAATGAAAGGTTAGAAGGCCTTATTTTAGAATATAAAGAAATATTGAATAGAGAAATTACAAAAGAAAAGCTTTTAGAAGAAGAATTTATTAGGGTTACGGATGAAAATGGAACATATTTGAAAGATGCGAGTGGGAATGCTCAAATTACTACACGAGAGATAGCGCATGACAAAAAAATATTAGGTGACCCACAAAAAAAGTTATGGCATAGAATTGCATCAGTCTTAATGCTTGATCTACAAGGAAATGTTTTGGTTCAAGTTAGGTCGAAGACCAAAGACACTAAGCCTGGTGCTTATGATGTTTCGGCAGGTGGGCATATAGGCATAGATGATCCAGAAGCTGGAATGAAAAAAGAAATTGAAGAGGAAGTATTTAATGAAAAGCATGAAATTGATCCTACTAGATTAGTTCGGATTATGCCTAAAGGCCAGTACATAACAAGTAAAGATGGTGCAGAGAATGCAACATTTTTTATCTACATTATAACTGAAGAAGAGAAGAGAAAGATTATAAAGCAAGACAAAGAAGTCGATGCTTATGAATGGAAAGGTCTGGAGGTGATGCAGAAGCTATTAGGAAATTATAAATGGTACAGAGGATTGCCTAAAGAGATTAAATTATTGTGA
- a CDS encoding zinc ribbon domain-containing protein: MQYFTLANLTFIHYICLLIFLKSTIKKQTQKYRYYVCTNAQKRGYHSCPNRSLNAQAIEEASVEYLKRILSDTKKFKERSQEAEALLSPIWDTLYPEEKRRILRVLVKKIYYSSEAKKLGINLNGSDIKLEFDVDLKKVRTLSKWHKETEIEKEPKIRRSLILAYQIQRLIDEDKIPSIKQAAEWLNVIPVRLDQTLNMLLLSPAIQEEIIFSPNKRIAEIPEYKIRSIISEPDWQKQGQLWRALLS, translated from the coding sequence ATGCAATATTTTACATTAGCCAATCTAACATTCATTCATTACATATGTCTCCTCATTTTTCTTAAATCAACAATAAAAAAACAAACACAAAAATATCGTTACTATGTTTGCACAAATGCCCAGAAGCGTGGCTACCATTCGTGCCCAAACCGATCGCTTAACGCGCAGGCTATAGAGGAAGCTTCGGTCGAGTATTTAAAGAGAATCTTGTCAGACACAAAAAAATTTAAAGAACGCTCTCAAGAAGCTGAAGCTCTTCTGTCCCCTATCTGGGATACGCTCTATCCAGAGGAAAAGCGAAGAATCCTGCGCGTTCTTGTTAAGAAAATCTACTATTCATCTGAAGCAAAGAAGCTTGGAATCAATCTAAACGGTAGCGATATTAAGCTTGAATTTGACGTTGATCTAAAAAAGGTGCGCACATTGAGTAAATGGCACAAAGAAACGGAAATCGAAAAAGAACCAAAGATTAGAAGAAGTTTGATTCTTGCCTATCAGATACAGAGGCTTATAGATGAGGACAAAATACCAAGCATAAAACAAGCGGCTGAATGGCTTAACGTAATCCCGGTTAGATTAGATCAAACCCTGAATATGCTCCTCTTGTCTCCGGCTATTCAAGAAGAAATTATTTTCTCACCAAATAAGCGCATTGCAGAAATCCCCGAATACAAAATACGCAGTATTATCAGCGAACCAGATTGGCAGAAACAGGGCCAGCTGTGGCGCGCATTACTCTCCTAG
- a CDS encoding 2-hydroxyacid dehydrogenase produces MSNKKIFFYDAKPYDQKVFDEINKKYHFEIQYFNGHLNSNTARLSQGHDVVCAFVNDTVDKKTINVLKDCQVELIALRSAGYNNVDLKAAYETIHVVRVPAYSPYAVAEHAVALMLSLNRKIHRAYYRTRDGNFSINGFLGFDMHGKTLGVLGTGKIGKCLIDIASGFGMKVIAYDKYRDEEYSKEKGFKYGTLEELYKESDIISLHCPLSKATYHMIDEESIKQMKSGVMIINTGRGKLIKTDALIEGLKNGSVGSAGLDVYEEESEYFFEDFSNSMIGDDMLARLLTFPNVLVTSHQGFFTKEALANIASTTLENIKEYFDDGFLKNEVCYRCDNECKKKQGKRCF; encoded by the coding sequence ATGAGCAATAAAAAAATATTTTTTTATGATGCCAAACCCTATGATCAGAAAGTATTTGATGAGATCAACAAAAAGTATCATTTTGAGATTCAATACTTTAATGGTCATTTAAATTCTAATACGGCTCGATTGAGTCAGGGGCATGATGTTGTTTGTGCGTTCGTAAATGATACTGTTGATAAAAAGACTATAAATGTCCTTAAGGATTGTCAGGTAGAATTAATTGCATTACGAAGTGCTGGATATAACAATGTTGACCTCAAGGCTGCTTACGAGACTATCCATGTTGTTCGTGTTCCTGCATATTCCCCTTACGCTGTGGCAGAACATGCGGTTGCATTGATGCTTAGCTTAAACCGTAAAATTCATCGGGCTTATTATCGGACACGGGATGGAAATTTCTCCATCAATGGATTTCTCGGTTTTGACATGCATGGGAAAACCTTAGGTGTCCTAGGAACAGGAAAAATAGGCAAATGTCTTATTGATATTGCTTCGGGATTTGGCATGAAGGTTATCGCTTACGATAAGTACAGAGATGAAGAATATTCAAAAGAAAAGGGGTTTAAATATGGCACCCTTGAAGAACTATACAAAGAATCTGATATTATTTCTTTGCATTGTCCTTTGTCAAAGGCGACGTATCATATGATTGATGAAGAGAGCATAAAACAAATGAAGAGTGGAGTTATGATCATCAATACAGGAAGAGGCAAGCTTATCAAGACAGATGCCCTCATAGAGGGCTTAAAGAATGGCTCAGTCGGATCTGCCGGACTTGATGTTTATGAGGAAGAAAGCGAATATTTCTTCGAAGATTTTTCTAACTCGATGATTGGTGATGATATGCTGGCGAGACTTTTAACATTCCCGAATGTTCTGGTCACATCTCATCAGGGATTTTTCACGAAAGAAGCGCTGGCGAATATTGCCAGCACCACATTGGAGAATATTAAGGAATATTTCGATGATGGTTTTCTTAAGAATGAGGTTTGTTATCGATGTGATAACGAGTGTAAAAAGAAACAAGGAAAACGTTGTTTTTAG
- a CDS encoding MarC family NAAT transporter, whose product MSLDHVIPLLLGTIFALLPIANPVSTAAFFLGITKGDSAKKRNQQATMGCIYMFWILVAFLIAGSLIMEFFGISIPGLRIAGGLMVCNVGVNMLNPKDDGMKEESKQECRKKSDISFTPLAMPSLSGPGAIAVTIGLAAEIDHVFDYVIIIVGILIVTMICYAVLRASSMVVKFFGVAGVDALSRIMGFLLLCVGVQFILNGIIGVVTDPEIMQNIISAIKSE is encoded by the coding sequence ATGTCATTAGATCACGTTATCCCATTATTGTTAGGCACAATTTTTGCGTTATTGCCCATAGCAAATCCAGTCAGTACAGCTGCTTTCTTTTTAGGTATTACCAAAGGAGATTCCGCAAAAAAACGCAATCAGCAAGCAACAATGGGTTGTATATATATGTTTTGGATCTTAGTCGCGTTTCTGATTGCAGGTTCTTTAATTATGGAATTCTTCGGCATATCGATTCCAGGGCTGAGGATTGCTGGTGGGCTTATGGTTTGCAACGTGGGTGTAAATATGCTGAACCCCAAGGATGATGGTATGAAGGAAGAATCAAAGCAAGAATGTCGCAAAAAATCGGATATTTCATTTACCCCTTTAGCTATGCCGAGCTTAAGCGGGCCTGGTGCTATCGCTGTGACCATTGGCCTCGCTGCCGAGATCGACCATGTTTTTGATTATGTTATTATTATTGTCGGCATTCTAATTGTCACCATGATCTGTTACGCAGTCTTACGGGCTTCATCGATGGTGGTTAAATTCTTTGGAGTAGCTGGAGTGGATGCCTTAAGCAGGATTATGGGGTTTTTACTTCTATGTGTTGGAGTCCAATTTATTCTTAACGGAATCATCGGTGTCGTTACTGATCCAGAGATAATGCAAAACATCATTTCTGCTATAAAATCGGAATAA